TATATGCAAAAGGGCTTTTAAAGCCAGATTCACGTATTGAGCATATGCAGCTAGGCTATTCAACACTTGTTTATTTAACGCAAACACAAGTATTACTGCCAACATGGGAAGTACGCGTAAAATTATCAGACGGTGAAATTGAAGAGTATTTTGTCGATGCTGTGGAAGGTAAGATTATTGAAATACAAGAGGAAAAGCAAGAGGTTGAAGAAGAAGACTGGGGAGTTTAATGATGCGATTTAGTGTTTTAGCAAGTGGCAGTACAGGCAATTCGATTTATGTAGAGAACGATAATCATGCATTTATTGTCGATGCTGGCTTTAGTGGAAAAAAGATGGAGCAGCTCTTTGCAAAAATCAACCGCAATATGAAACAGCTAAGTGGCATTTTAGTTACTCACGAACATAGTGATCATATTAAAGGAATTGGCGTATTAGCGCGTAAATATAATGTACCGATATATGCGAATGCAAAAACGTGGCAGGCAATGGACGGACTCGTAGGAGATATTCCTGTAGAGCAACGTTTTGAGTTTGAAATGGAGACGGTGAAGCATTTTGGCACACTATCAATTGAATCTTTTGCCGTTTCCCACGATGCAGCAGATCCGATGTTTTATACATTTCATGAGAATGGTCGTAAACTCGTGATTATTACCGATACAGGCTATGTTAGCGACCGTATGAAGGGTATTATTCGCGGCGCAGATTCCTTTGTGTTCGAAAGTAATCATGATGTCAATATGCTACAAATGGGACGTTATCCTTGGTCCATAAAGCGTCGTATTTTGAGTGATGTAGGACATGTATCAAATGAAGATGCAGCTATTGCGATGAGCGAGGTTGTGTTTGAAAAGCCAACGAATATTTACTTATCACATTTAAGTAAAGATAATAATATGAAAGAGCTTGCGCGCATGAGCGTTTCACAAACGTTGCAATCTTGTGGGATTATTGCAGGTGAATATGTCCGTTTATTAGATACGGATGCTGAGGAGCCGACAAAGCTAGTAACGGTTTAAAAATAGGACAAGAGTGAGTATCGAGTTAGCATAAAGGCTATGAGAGGTTTCTTGCCTGTGTATCTGCAAAAATAAATAGAGTCTATATAGTTAAAAAGATAAGCTGTTCAATTGCATTTTATTATTAATGCATTGAACAGCTATTTTTTATACCCATTTTATTTATTTTTCATGTAATTTTAATGTTTGAATCGTATGATAAAGGCAAGAATTAATAGATAGAGCAGTCGCACGAAAGGATGAGGAACATGAGTTATTTTAATGAAGATGATAAAAACAGTGATTTTCTAAATAATGATGAAATCCAGAAATCACCTCTACAAGAGAGACTTGAACGTGAGGAAAAAGAAATGCAAGAGAAGCGTTCGAAAAAGAAAGGTGGAGGCAACGGAAGCGGTGGCGGTAAAGGGGGCTATTTCTTTAGTGGACTAGTTGGCGTAATCATCGGTGCTTTACTCGTTTGGCTAATGCTTCCTGGACTTGTTAATCAAATGCCGGGGACAACAACAAGTAGTACTGGCAAAAATGATACAACCATCAACCAAGTAGCTACAGAAGTAACGACCGATGTCACAAGTGCAGTCGATAAAGCATCAGGTGCTGTTGTAGGGATTACCAATATTCAAGAAGTCGCAAGCGGCGGTTTTTGGAATCAGCAAACGACACAAGATACAGAAACAGGAAGTGGCTCAGGTGTTATTTATAAGATAGAGGGTGATAAAGCCTTTATCGTAACAAATAACCACGTAATTGAAGGGGCAAAACAATTAGAAGTAACAATGCAAGATGGCTCAAAAGAAGAGGCACAATTAGTCGGTAGCGATGTTTGGACAGATTTAGCAGTTATTTCAATCAGTTCGAAAAATGTTAAAACAGTTGCGACATTTGGTAACTCAGATGTACTAAAACAAGGCGAAACAGTTATTGCTATCGGGAATCCACTAGGATTAGAATTTTATGGCTCTGTTACAACAGGTGTTGTTTCAGGGAAAGATCGTTCTGTACCAGTTGATTTAAATGGCGACAAAGTGGCAGACTGGCAACAAGAAGTATTGCAAACAGATGCGGCTATTAACCCTGGTAATAGTGGTGGTGCACTAGTGAACATAGCTGGTGAATTAGTAGGCATTAACTCCATGAAAATTGCTGAATCATCTGTTGAAGGTTTAGGCTTCTCGATTCCAATTAACTCAGCAATACCAATTATTGAGGAACTAGAACGCAACGGAGAAATGAAACGTCCAACAATGGGTATTACATTAGTTGATTTAACAGACGTACCAGCATTCTATCAACAACAAACATTAAAACTGCCTAAAGACATCACAACAGGCGTTGTCATTACAGATGTTATGGGCAACTCACCAGCTTCAAA
The genomic region above belongs to Lysinibacillus sp. FSL W8-0992 and contains:
- a CDS encoding MBL fold metallo-hydrolase — encoded protein: MRFSVLASGSTGNSIYVENDNHAFIVDAGFSGKKMEQLFAKINRNMKQLSGILVTHEHSDHIKGIGVLARKYNVPIYANAKTWQAMDGLVGDIPVEQRFEFEMETVKHFGTLSIESFAVSHDAADPMFYTFHENGRKLVIITDTGYVSDRMKGIIRGADSFVFESNHDVNMLQMGRYPWSIKRRILSDVGHVSNEDAAIAMSEVVFEKPTNIYLSHLSKDNNMKELARMSVSQTLQSCGIIAGEYVRLLDTDAEEPTKLVTV
- a CDS encoding S1C family serine protease, whose translation is MSYFNEDDKNSDFLNNDEIQKSPLQERLEREEKEMQEKRSKKKGGGNGSGGGKGGYFFSGLVGVIIGALLVWLMLPGLVNQMPGTTTSSTGKNDTTINQVATEVTTDVTSAVDKASGAVVGITNIQEVASGGFWNQQTTQDTETGSGSGVIYKIEGDKAFIVTNNHVIEGAKQLEVTMQDGSKEEAQLVGSDVWTDLAVISISSKNVKTVATFGNSDVLKQGETVIAIGNPLGLEFYGSVTTGVVSGKDRSVPVDLNGDKVADWQQEVLQTDAAINPGNSGGALVNIAGELVGINSMKIAESSVEGLGFSIPINSAIPIIEELERNGEMKRPTMGITLVDLTDVPAFYQQQTLKLPKDITTGVVITDVMGNSPASKAGVQQYDIIVEMDGEKIETSIDLRKHLYNDKKIGDKLTMKVYRQGKLVDVTLTLTNSDSL